A genomic segment from Octopus sinensis linkage group LG4, ASM634580v1, whole genome shotgun sequence encodes:
- the LOC115211094 gene encoding uncharacterized protein LOC115211094, with protein sequence MRGMIKYWPQNTRLFILSNLMLVTMVLCLTALFLPYWFVVDFHYTKSNEPIKVYMSTKKPTTVVTSTQTTANVSAPATGRRKRSVDWNWLHALLPTQIQLRYKRQLTKLGQTFNNLYVPEVNVGLFYMEYPYADFKTLTELKYKLISLIHLENTAPVLVVPKTLYVGQVLYSIGMFALTMCTVGIFILACQKYSSVTGEIASAGFVTFSALALIFGVAFSGIHTEGDIWDDFPVMNRVILNTAPYVTLNWGYYFALCGPLLCIFCCVLLWTQACSTCMIVEEIRRKQIAEIRSSVPYRPLEPSRTGHINTGMRRDPAPWPKKIVESDNEFAM encoded by the exons ATGAGGGGTATGATAAAATACTGGCCACAAAATACCCGTCTTTTTATCCTTTCTAATCTGATGTTGGTTACCATGGTCCTGTGTTTAACAGCTCTTTTTTTGCCTTATTGGTTTGTCGTTGACTTCCACTATACAAAATCCAATGAGCCAATAAAAGTTTATATGTCAACTAAAAAACCCACAACAGTCGTTACTTCAACACAGACAACTGCAAATGTCTCTGCCCCAGCGACTGGCAGAAGGAAACGATCAGTAGACTGGAACTGGCTACATGCTCTTTTGCCAACCCAAATACAGCTGCGCTACAAACGTCAGCTTACTAAACTTGGTCAGACCTTTAACAATTTGTATGTTCCCGAAGTAAATGTTGGCCTATTTTACATGGAATACCCATATGCTGATTTCAAGACCTTAACTGAGTTGAAGTACAAGCTGATATCTCTTATACATCTTGAGAACACTGCTCCAGTTTTAGTGGTTCCCA aaactttGTATGTTGGCCAAGTCTTGTATTCCATTGGTATGTTTGCTTTAACCATGTGTACAGTTGGAATATTCATATTGGCATGCCAAAAATATAGCTCCGTTACTGGTGAGATTGCATCTGCAGGCTTTGTGACATTTTCAG ctCTTGCATTAATTTTTGGTGTGGCATTTTCTGGAATCCACACTGAAGGAGACATCTGGGATGATTTTCCTGTTATGAATAGAGTCATTCTTAACACTGCTCCGTATGTCACTTTAAACTGGGGTTATTATTTTGCCTTATGTGGTCCTTTACTGTGCATCTTCTGTTGTGTTCTCTTGTGGACACAAGCTTGTTCAACTTGTATGATAGTGGAAGAAATTCGTAGGAAGCAGATTGCTGAAATCCGATCCTCAGTCCCTTATAGACCGTTGGAACCCAGCAGAACAGGACATATTAATACTGGAATGAGGCGTGACCCTGCACCTTGGCCTAAAAAGATTGTTGAATCTGATAATGAATTTGCAATGTAA